From a single Lolium rigidum isolate FL_2022 chromosome 7, APGP_CSIRO_Lrig_0.1, whole genome shotgun sequence genomic region:
- the LOC124678279 gene encoding homoserine kinase-like has protein sequence MAAATTASPATAPPSSFPSTTRKPPLPILRLSRKLKLPAASLSSDPSPAFQSVTAFAPATVANLGPGFDFLGCAVADASLSLGDTVTATLDPSLPPGTVAISAVTSPARPHLAARLSRDPLRNCAGIAAAAALRALGVRSHAVSLALAKGLPLGSGLGSSAASAAAAAKAVDALFGSLLTPHDLVLAGLESEKAVSGFHADNIAPAIQGGFVLVRSYDPFSLVQLPCPPALRLCFVLVTPEFEAPTAKMRAALPKKVDIGHHVRNSSQAAALVAAVLQGDAAGIGSAMSSDGIVEPTRAPLIPGMVAVKAAALEAGALGCTISGAGPTAVAVIEGEEKGEEIARRMVDAFWSAGKLKATATIAHLDRAGARVISTSRLLK, from the coding sequence ATGGCGGCGGCCACGACGGCATctccggccaccgcgccgccctcctccttccCCTCCACCACCCGCAAGCCCCCCCTCCCGATCCTCCGCCTCTCCAGAAAGCTCAAGCTCCCCGCCGCCTCACTCTCCTCCGACCCGTCCCCAGCCTTCCAGTCCGTCACGGCGTTCGCGCCGGCGACGGTGGCCAACCTGGGCCCGGGCTTCGACTTCCTCGGCTGCGCGGTGGCCGACGCCTCCCTCTCCCTCGgcgacaccgtcaccgccaccctcGACCCCTCCCTGCCCCCGGGCACCGTCGCCATCTCCGCCGTCACCTCCCCCGCCCGGCCCCACCTCGCCGCCCGCCTCTCCCGCGACCCGCTCCGCAACTGCGCgggcatcgccgccgccgccgcgctgcgcGCCCTCGGCGTGCGCTCCCACGCCGTCTCCCTCGCGCTCGCCAAGGGCCTGCCGCTCGGCTCCGGCCTCGGCTcctccgccgcgtccgccgccgccgccgccaaggccgTCGACGCGCTCTTCGGGTCCCTGCTCACGCCCCACGACCTCgtgctcgccggcctcgagtccgAGAAGGCCGTCAGCGGCTTCCACGCCGACAACATCGCGCCCGCCATCCAGGGCGGCTTCGTCCTCGTCCGGAGCTACGACCCCTTCTCGCTCGTCCAGCTCCCCTGCCCGCCGGCGCTGCGCCTCTGCTTCGTCCTCGTCACGCCGGAATTCGAGGCGCCCACCGCCAAGATGCGCGCCGCGCTGCCCAAGAAAGTCGACATCGGCCACCACGTCCGCAACTCCAGCCAGGCCGCCGCGCTCGTCGCCGCCGTGCTGCAGGGCGACGCCGCCGGCATCGGCTCCGCCATGTCGTCCGACGGCATCGTTGAGCCCACCAGGGCGCCGCTCATACCTGGCATGGTTGCGGTCAAGGCCGCCGCTCTGGAGGCCGGGGCGCTGGGATGCACCATCAGCGGAGCCGGCCCGACCGCCGTGGCTGTCATCGAGGGGGAGGAGAAGGGGGAGGAGATTGCCCGGAGGATGGTCGACGCCTTCTGGTCGGCGGGGAAGCTGAAAGCGACGGCCACCATTGCCCACCTCGACCGAGCCGGTGCCAGGGTTATCTCCACGTCTAGATTGTTGAAGTAG
- the LOC124678278 gene encoding large ribosomal RNA subunit accumulation protein YCED homolog 1, chloroplastic-like has product MVCYPVGAAAHCHCPLLLPHRTPATTALLQRRLLQPWLQSRRPPSSAGLPWGRRHAVDPDDDFLTLDLDEFEGLDGEDDEDGSSPWEGALVYRRDAAAHHVEYATTLERLGLADLSTSHSRARAAAMGILPSAKTKPRDGAETTPVLVSVDVTRRRGRLRLDGIVRTVITLGCYRCAEPAPQGIFANFSLLLTEDLVEEPDVVDLGTVYEEDATKFPSVTGSQDEDDEDIDWDDRVHFPAGKKEVDISKHIRDIIHLEITLDAFCSTSCKGMCLTCGMNLNTGSCSCGEEEELQDKDAKRAGTFKNLLKPLQNRR; this is encoded by the exons ATGGTGTGTTATCCGGTCGGCGCCGCGGCGCACTGCCACTGCCCGCTCCTCCTCCCCCACCgcacgccggcgacgaccgccctcctccagcgccgcctcctccagccgtgGTTACAGTCCCGTCGGCCCCCCTCCTCAGCTGGGCTGCCATGGGGGCGCCGCCACGCCGTCGACCCCGACGATGACTTCCTCACGCTCGACCTCGACGAGTTCGAGGGCCTTGAcggggaggacgacgaggacgggtCGTCGCCGTGGGAGGGCGCGCTGGTGTACCGGcgcgacgcggcggcgcaccacgTGGAGTACGCCACCACGCTCGAGCGCCTGGGCCTCGCCGACCTCTCCACCTCGCActccagggcccgcgccgccgccatgggcATCCTCCCCTCCGCCAAGACGAAGCCGAGGGACGGCGCCGAGACCACGCCCGTGCTCGTCTCCGTCGACGTCACCAGGCGCCGCGGCCGCCTGCGACTCGACGGCATCGTGCGCACCGTCATCACCCTCGGCTGCTACCG GTGTGCCGAGCCAGCGCCGCAAGGTATATTCGCCAACTTCTCCCTCCTACTGACAGAAGACCTGGTGGAGGAACCTGACGTGGTCGACCTCGGCACCGTATACGAAGAAGACGCGACCAAGTTCCCTTCAGTAACCGGCAGCCAGGACGAAGACGATGAAGACATCGACTGGGATGACCGCGTTCACTTcccggccggcaagaaggaggtggACATCTCGAAGCACATCCGGGACATCATCCACCTGGAGATCACGCTGGATGCCTTCTGCagcacgagctgcaagggcatGTGCCTTACGTGCGGCATGAACCTCAACACGGGCAGCTGCAgctgcggcgaggaggaggagttgcaGGACAAGGATGCCAAGAGAGCGGGTACTTTCAAAAACCTGTTGAAGCCATTGCAAaatcgacgatga
- the LOC124673489 gene encoding serine carboxypeptidase-like 17, translated as MASSHGLALGLSFLLLVVIVQSEKQQQNTTVVSHLPGYHGPLPFSLQTGYVEVDKGNGVRLFYYFVQSERSPAEDPVLLWLTGGPGCSAFSGLVYEIGPLSFQSHSYVDGLPELVHRPDSWTKVANIIFLDSPVGAGFSYAATDDGYKSSDTITINQIAIFLTKWYEEHSEFLLNPLYVAGDSYSGLIVPPLTFRIARGIETDDGPLLNLKGYIIGNPLTDIKIDMAAKVPYAHMMGLISGEQYEIYRESCSSVTGMPQNMRCTNCLDAIDKCLKGINTHHILEPECSEYDGNSSGDRMLLDYNSGQLPLSDISSECRDTGYTMSSIWANDRAVREALGVHTETVPLWLRCNHGMPYTTDIWSSLEYHRSVTSRGYRSLIYSGDHDMTVPFIGTQAWIRSLGAVVDEWRPWYVTGQVAGFATVYFNNITFATVKGAGHTAPEYKPKQCLAMVSSWLSNSPL; from the exons ATGGCAAGTAGCCATGGCTTGGCACTGGGactgagcttcctcctcctcgtggtCATCGTGCAGAGCGAGAAGCAGCAGCAGAATACTACGGTGGTGAGCCATCTCCCTGGCTACCATGGACCTCTCCCCTTCTCCCTGCAGACAGGCTACGTGGAAGTGGACAAAGGCAACGGTGTCCGCCTCTTCTATTACTTCGTTCAGTCAGAGAGGAGTCCGGCGGAGGATCCCGTCTTGCTCTGGCTCACCGGCGGCCCTGGGTGCTCCGCCTTCTCCGGCCTCGTCTATGAGATCG GTCCTCTCAGTTTCCAGTCTCATTCCTATGTCGATGGCCTGCCAGAGCTGGTGCACAGGCCAGATTCCTGGACCAAG GTGGCCAATATAATCTTCCTGGATTCCCCTGTTGGAGCTGGCTTTTCATACGCTGCAACAGATGATGGATACAAGTCCTCCGATACCATAACCATTAACCAAATTGCCATCTTCCTTACCAAG TGGTACGAGGAGCATTCAGAATTCTTACTGAATCCACTTTACGTTGCCGGAGATTCGTATTCTGGCTTAATTGTGCCACCTCTAACCTTTCGAATTGCTAGAG GTATAGAAACGGATGACGGGCCGCTTCTTAATTTGAAG GGTTACATCATCGGCAACCCATTAACGGACATCAAGATCGATATGGCAGCCAAAGTTCCATATGCCCATATGATGGGTCTCATATCCGGTGAACAATATGAG ATATACAGGGAAAGTTGCAGCTCAGTCACCGGTATGCCCCAAAACATGCGGTGCACAAATTGTCTTGATGCAATAGATAAG TGTTTGAAGGGCATAAACACACATCACATTCTAGAACCTGAATGCTCCGAATACGATGGAAATTCAAGTGGCGACAGGATGCTGCTTGACTACAACAGTGGACAGCTTCCCTTGTCTGATATTTCTTCAGAGTGCAGA GATACAGGATACACCATGTCCAGTATATGGGCAAATGACAGGGCGGTAAGAGAGGCTCTGGGTGTCCACACG GAAACGGTTCCTTTGTGGTTGAGATGCAACCACGGCATGCCATACACCACTGACATATGGAGCAGTTTGGAGTATCACCGAAGTGTCACCAGCAGAGGATACCGGAGTCTGATTTACAGTGGGGATCACGACATGACCGTGCCTTTCATCGGCACCCAGGCGTGGATCCGGTCACTCGGCGCCGTCGTGGATGAGTGGAGGCCGTGGTATGTCACCGGACAAGTTGCAGG GTTTGCGACGGTGTATTTCAATAACATCACCTTTGCAACAGTCAAG GGCGCTGGTCACACAGCTCCGGAGTACAAGCCCAAGCAGTGCTTGGCCATGGTGTCCAGCTGGCTCTCCAACAGTCCGCTCTGA